In one window of Desulfobacterales bacterium DNA:
- a CDS encoding RRXRR domain-containing protein, whose protein sequence is MNRLTKFFKDFMHQVYVISNTDKPLMPTVRFGKVRRMLKSGRAIVLEHYGLAAALRWYGEKFESRFNIPVKVIADDIQLRFENAWEISMFRIAQEALLNVAKHSKAKHVEIVLEVNSNLFLLSIKDDGIGFDPHALYQNKGYGLGLLLMKERALSINASCDIKSEIGKGTDVIVLINIDELNGNLLKHGC, encoded by the coding sequence TTGAATCGTCTTACAAAATTTTTTAAGGATTTTATGCATCAAGTTTATGTAATATCAAATACAGATAAGCCATTGATGCCGACAGTAAGGTTCGGAAAGGTAAGAAGGATGTTAAAATCAGGGCGAGCTATAGTTCTGGAGCATTATGGGCTTGCTGCAGCTCTTCGCTGGTATGGAGAAAAATTTGAAAGCAGATTTAATATTCCAGTTAAAGTTATAGCAGATGATATTCAATTGCGATTTGAAAATGCATGGGAAATTTCCATGTTTCGGATTGCCCAGGAAGCTTTGCTCAACGTTGCGAAGCATTCAAAAGCTAAGCATGTTGAGATAGTTTTAGAAGTTAACTCTAATTTGTTTTTATTGAGCATAAAAGATGATGGCATTGGTTTTGATCCTCATGCATTATATCAGAATAAAGGTTATGGGCTTGGTTTACTCTTAATGAAGGAACGAGCTTTGAGTATTAATGCATCATGCGATATTAAATCAGAAATAGGAAAAGGAACTGATGTTATCGTTTTGATTAATATTGATGAATTAAATGGAAATTTATTAAAACATGGATGTTAA
- a CDS encoding response regulator gives MDVKIEHKPKILIVENHESVRSALKEWLMSNFEYCEFFEAESAEEGINIALKIKPNVILMDIMLGQMNGIEATKHIKTNLPETSVIIITNHENIHYQEQAKLAGACDYILKRKINEDLLSSLKKQLPQVDKIETKNIELLLIEDNLGDARLIKEMIVEYQIAPINVAHFDRLSKGIDYLNSHRPDIILLDLSLPDSHGLNTLLTLIKHEKRIPIVVLTGLNDQSLALEAVREGAQDYIVKGKIYDDMLIRTINYALERHKINEQLKRMTHTLVEQEKRLRLMIEKNVDGIIIVNSKGIIRFVNPSAIDIMDKEAEELLNKYFEWFSYIKSDQEIILTQKDGNKIIAEIQHTEIEWEGETVLLISMRDVTYRKEAEKIIEEKQKLQGVVEMAGAVCHELNQPLQALFSEMDLFLMLIDANDPNRNRINKLQQHAERIGNITKRLNSVTQYKIKHYLRGVNIIDIDEASKPEVESKS, from the coding sequence ATGGATGTTAAAATTGAACATAAACCGAAAATATTAATAGTTGAGAATCATGAATCTGTTAGATCCGCTTTAAAAGAATGGTTGATGAGTAATTTTGAATACTGTGAATTTTTTGAAGCGGAATCTGCTGAGGAAGGTATTAATATCGCTTTAAAAATAAAACCAAATGTTATTCTTATGGATATTATGCTTGGCCAAATGAATGGAATCGAAGCAACTAAGCATATAAAAACAAATTTGCCAGAAACTTCTGTGATTATTATTACTAACCATGAGAATATCCATTACCAAGAGCAAGCAAAATTAGCAGGCGCATGTGATTATATACTTAAACGAAAAATTAATGAAGATTTGCTATCCTCTTTAAAAAAACAATTGCCTCAGGTTGATAAAATTGAAACAAAAAATATTGAGTTACTTTTAATTGAAGATAATCTGGGAGACGCACGTTTAATTAAAGAAATGATAGTTGAATATCAAATTGCTCCAATTAATGTCGCTCATTTCGATCGTCTTTCTAAAGGAATAGATTATTTAAATTCCCATAGACCTGATATTATTCTTTTAGATTTATCCCTTCCAGATAGTCATGGACTTAATACATTGCTAACACTTATAAAACATGAAAAAAGGATTCCTATTGTAGTGCTTACAGGTCTTAATGATCAAAGTCTTGCGTTAGAAGCAGTAAGAGAGGGGGCTCAGGATTATATCGTTAAAGGAAAAATTTATGATGATATGTTGATTAGAACTATCAATTATGCATTAGAACGTCATAAAATTAATGAACAGCTTAAACGGATGACTCATACCCTTGTAGAACAAGAAAAACGATTGCGGCTTATGATTGAAAAAAATGTTGATGGTATAATTATTGTCAATTCAAAAGGTATAATTCGTTTTGTAAATCCATCCGCTATTGATATTATGGATAAAGAGGCTGAAGAATTGTTGAATAAGTATTTTGAATGGTTTTCATATATCAAAAGCGATCAAGAAATAATATTGACTCAAAAAGATGGGAATAAAATTATCGCTGAAATTCAGCACACAGAAATAGAATGGGAAGGTGAAACAGTTTTATTAATTTCCATGAGAGATGTTACTTATCGTAAAGAAGCTGAAAAAATTATTGAAGAAAAACAAAAACTTCAGGGTGTAGTTGAGATGGCAGGAGCAGTCTGTCATGAATTGAATCAGCCTTTACAAGCATTATTTTCGGAGATGGATCTATTTTTAATGTTAATTGATGCAAATGATCCTAACAGGAATCGTATTAATAAATTACAACAACATGCTGAAAGAATTGGAAATATAACAAAACGTTTGAATAGTGTTACTCAATATAAAATTAAACATTATTTGCGAGGAGTAAATATCATTGATATAGATGAGGCCTCTAAGCCTGAAGTGGAGAGCAAATCATGA
- a CDS encoding response regulator: MNNAFKIYVLDDDIAIVNLLLKILENNGYSALGSTNCDNYMDVLSEFHPDLFILDVMLGDKNGLDICFEIKSIPEFSDMYILLLSGIKTELSDRTKGFTIGADAYIAKPFSYKEILIKIKHFADLKHKTSALIESEERFNKDFDTERKHFEQQLQSRLSFIDSLINTMPNPVFYKDISGKYLGCNHAFEVFIGRSKEDIIGKTVFEISPKEVAQTYWEKDNELFNNPGIQQYEYKVIQKTGETRNVRSNF; encoded by the coding sequence ATGAATAATGCTTTTAAGATATATGTCCTCGATGATGACATTGCTATTGTAAATTTGCTTTTAAAAATTCTTGAAAATAATGGATATTCAGCGTTAGGCTCGACAAATTGCGATAATTATATGGATGTTCTATCCGAATTTCATCCAGATTTATTCATACTTGATGTTATGCTTGGAGATAAAAATGGTTTAGATATATGTTTTGAAATTAAATCCATCCCTGAATTTTCAGACATGTATATTTTACTTCTATCTGGTATAAAAACTGAATTGTCTGATCGAACTAAAGGTTTTACAATCGGAGCTGATGCTTATATTGCAAAACCATTTTCCTATAAAGAAATATTAATTAAAATAAAGCATTTTGCTGATTTAAAACATAAAACAAGCGCTTTGATTGAAAGTGAAGAAAGATTTAATAAAGATTTTGATACAGAGCGAAAACATTTTGAGCAGCAATTACAATCCCGTCTTTCATTTATTGATTCGTTAATTAATACAATGCCTAATCCTGTATTTTATAAAGATATAAGTGGTAAGTATTTAGGCTGTAACCATGCTTTTGAAGTATTTATTGGCCGTTCAAAAGAAGATATTATCGGTAAAACAGTATTTGAGATAAGCCCTAAAGAAGTTGCTCAAACATATTGGGAAAAAGATAATGAATTATTTAATAATCCTGGGATACAACAATATGAATATAAGGTTATCCAAAAAACAGGAGAAACAAGGAATGTAAGGTCTAATTTTTAA